Proteins found in one Quercus robur chromosome 2, dhQueRobu3.1, whole genome shotgun sequence genomic segment:
- the LOC126713301 gene encoding GDSL esterase/lipase At5g08460, whose product MALNLLVSLFSILISTIFPQPRALQYSQHDRFAFGPNLIHSIISPTSSPTSSTSISPPQPSSLVPALFIIGDSSVDCGTNNFLATLARADHLPYGRDFDTHRPTGRFCNGRIPVDYLALRLGLPFVPSYLGQNGNVEDMIHGVNYASAGAGIIFTSGSELGQHISLLEQIQQFTDTYQQFILSMGEHRAADLISNSVFYLSIGINDYIHYYLRNVSNVQNLYLPWSFNQFLASTIWQQIKNLYDLNVRKLVVMGLAPIGCAPHYLWQYRSENGECIESINDMVREFNFLMRYMIEELGEELPDSNIIFCDLFEGSMDIIKNHENYGFNDTTAACCGLGEYRGWILCLSSQMACSNASTYIWWDQFHPTDAVNAILADNVWNGLHTKMCYPMNLKEMVLLKEN is encoded by the exons ATGGCGCTCAATCTTCTTGTTTCTCTATTCTCCATTCTCATCTCCACCATTTTCCCACAACCAAGAGCTCTCCAATACTCACAACACGACCGCTTCGCTTTCGGGCCAAACCTCATCCACTCCATTATCAGCCCCACAAGTTCACCCACTTCTTCCACTTCAATCTCTCCTCCACAACCCTCTTCTCTTGTCCCTGCACTCTTCATCATTGGCGACTCCTCCGTTGACTGTGGCACCAACAACTTCCTCGCCACGCTGGCACGTGCCGACCACCTTCCTTATGGTCGAGACTTTGACACGCACCGCCCAACTGGGCGGTTCTGTAATGGAAGAATACCGGTTGATTATCTTG CTTTGCGGCTTGGGCTTCCCTTTGTACCAAGTTATCTTGGGCAGAATGGAAATGTTGAAGATATGATCCATGGAGTGAATTATGCCTCTGCTGGTGCTGGGATTATTTTCACAAGTGGTTCAGAATTG GGCCAACACATCTCGCTGTTAGAGCAAATTCAACAGTTTACAGATACCTATCAGCAGTTTATATTAAGTATGGGTGAGCATCGTGCAGCTGATCTCATCTCAAATTCAGTGTTCTACCTTTCAATTGGAATCAATGACTATATACATTACTATCTGCGTAATGTATCTAATGTACAAAATCTCTACTTACCGTGGAGTTTCAACCAGTTCTTAGCTTCTACAATATGGCAGCAAATCAAG AACCTGTATGACCTTAATGTCAGGAAACTGGTGGTCATGGGGTTGGCACCTATTGGTTGTGCACCTCACTACTTGTGGCAATACAGAAGTGAGAATGGAGAGTGCATTGAGTCGATAAATGACATGGTTAGGGAATTCAACTTTCTCATGAGATACATGATTGAGGAGCTTGGTGAGGAACTTCCCGATTCCAACATCATCTTCTGTGATCTGTTTGAAGGCTCCATGGATATAATAAAGAACCATGAAAATTATG GTTTTAATGACACTACTGCTGCTTGCTGTGGGTTGGGTGAGTACAGGGGTTGGATCTTGTGCCTATCATCACAAATGGCTTGCAGTAATGCATCCACCTATATCTGGTGGGATCAGTTCCACCCAACTGATGCAGTAAATGCCATACTAGCAGATAATGTGTGGAATGGCCTGCACACAAAAATGTGCTATCCCATGAACTTGAAGGAAATGGTACTTCTCAAGGAAAACTGA